The following are from one region of the Nicotiana tabacum cultivar K326 chromosome 3, ASM71507v2, whole genome shotgun sequence genome:
- the LOC107766818 gene encoding putative calcium-binding protein CML18, which yields MAKTPTDSKEPAVSTAEMDEVAKVFRKFDTNGDGKISLSELGAILNALGSTTSPDEVKRIMLEVDTDGDGFIDLKEFAAFHCPGGETNGDDSMELREAFDLYDKDKNGKITAAELHSVMKSLGEKCSLKDCRRMISSVDVDGDGCVNFEEFKKMMSRT from the coding sequence ATGGCCAAAACTCCGACCGATTCCAAAGAGCCGGCAGTTTCAACGGCGGAGATGGACGAAGTCGCGAAGGTATTCCGGAAGTTCGACACCAATGGCGACGGGAAAATCTCTCTGTCTGAGCTTGGCGCGATTCTGAATGCGCTTGGCAGTACGACATCGCCGGATGAAGTAAAGCGAATAATGTTGGAAGTTGACACTGATGGCGATGGTTTTATTGACTTGAAAGAGTTCGCAGCTTTTCACTGTCCTGGAGGAGAAACGAACGGTGATGATAGCATGGAGCTTCGGGAGGCTTTTGACTTGTACGATAAGGACAAAAATGGCAAGATCACGGCGGCTGAATTGCATTCTGTTATGAAAAGCCTAGGAGAGAAGTGCTCGCTTAAGGATTGCCGGCGTATGATCAGCTCCGTCGACGTTGACGGCGATGGATGTGTTAACTTCGAGGAGTTTAAGAAGATGATGAGTAGGACTTGA